Below is a genomic region from Pseudomonadota bacterium.
GTATTTCAGCCGATCAGGATCATACAGCAGCTGCGGGGCGGCATGCCCACGGGCGCAGATTTTGTCCCGGTTATAGTCTCCCTTGCCATTTCCCCTGACGTGGATCAGCTTTCCGTCCCAGATAACTCCGGCAATCCGGCAATTCACCTGACACATGGCACAGATGGAAGGGATTTCGCGGGTCTTTGCACCAGCACTTGCTGCGGTTTTAGCCTCAGCAAAATCCCTTTGCCCTGCATATGCTGAAAATGGATAGGAAGCAGCAGCAAGGCCGGTGCTCTTTAATAAACTTCTCCGTGTAGTTTTCCAGTCCATGGCAAATTGATCGTATAATTTATTTAGTACTTCTTAACTATAAAGCCGCTCAGCTCAACCTCGCATGAACCGTTCCCGAAGTTTTTCACAGACGTGATCAGGCACCAGCCCGCCGACATCACCGCCGTGACTCGCGGCTTCTTTGATGATGCTCGAACTGATATAAATCCACCTGAAACCGGTCATCAGAAAGACCGTCTCAACTTCACGCTCAAGACGCCGATTCATCAATGCCAGCTGGAATTCGTAATCAAAATCCGAAACAGCCCGCAGGCCGCGGATAATCGCGCGAGCGCCTTTGGTATAAGCATAATCAACAAGCAGGCCGGAGACGGTATCCACCGTAATCCGGTTTTCAGAGGCAGGAAAACATTCGCGGATCATTTCAAGACGTTCTTCAAGTGAGAAGAGCGGTTTTTTCGTAGCATTAATCGCGATGGTAATAATTACTTTGTCAAAAAGATGCAGGGTGCGGTTGATTATATCAATATGGCCCATGGTGATCGGGTCGAAGGTCCCAGGATAGACAGCGATGGTCTCGGTGGTTTCGGGTTGAACAAATGGTTCATATGTTGTCATGGATTGTTGCCTCCTCTCCTATAAAGCCAGAAACCTGTATCACCGTAACGCCGTTTGTCTGACAAATCAAATTTTCCCGGCGAATCAGGCAATGCCGCTGAAGAATCATCTTCAACAATAATCAAAACATTATCGTTCAAAATATCAAGCCCGGAAATCTGCTCAATAACTCCCTGCCATAGATTTGTTCTATAAGGAGGATCAATGAA
It encodes:
- the coaD gene encoding pantetheine-phosphate adenylyltransferase, whose translation is MTTYEPFVQPETTETIAVYPGTFDPITMGHIDIINRTLHLFDKVIITIAINATKKPLFSLEERLEMIRECFPASENRITVDTVSGLLVDYAYTKGARAIIRGLRAVSDFDYEFQLALMNRRLEREVETVFLMTGFRWIYISSSIIKEAASHGGDVGGLVPDHVCEKLRERFMRG